Genomic DNA from bacterium:
TTTGGAGACCAGGGCGCGTCAGAACACCCGTTCCTGGTGCTCCCTTACAGACAGGTGGAGGAGTTGGTAACGCCTATGAGTGATCTATGGATGAAGTAGAACATTTTACGAACAGCCGAGCAGATGACGATGATTGACGCGCCTATGATAGAATATCTTCCGGTCCCGCGTCAATGCAGAACCGAGGGAAGATGTTGGAGGTTCAATGGAAGTTTGCCGGAGCGCGCGGTATGCCACCCCTCGAATCTCAGATTGACACGCAGTCCGCAGAATTTGCCGCCAACCGCGCGCACCACGAAGGCCTCGCCCGCACTCTCGCTGAGCGGCTCGCCAAGGTGCGGGCGGGCGGGGGCGAGCGCGCACAGCGGCGGCAGCGCGAGCAAGGCAAGAAGACGGCGCGGGAACGAATCGATCTGCTGCTCGACCCGGCGTCGCCGTTCTTGGAGACCGCTCCGCTCGCCGCGTGGAACATGTACGGCGGTGAAGCCCCATCGGCCGGGCTCGTCACGGGTATCGGACGGGTCCGCGGCACTGAGTGCATGCTCGTGGCCAACGATGCCACCGTCAAAGGCGGGACGTACTATCCCATCACGATAAAGAAACACCTCCGCGCGCAGCAGATCGCCCTCGAGAATCACCTCCCCTGCGTGTATCTCGTGGATTCGGGAGGTGCGTTTCTCCCGCTGCAGGCGGAGGTGTTCCCCGACCGGGAGCACTTTGGTCGAATCTTCTACAATCAGGCGCAGCTCTCCGCCCGAGGCATTCCCCAGATCGCGGCGGTGATGGGATCCTGCACGGCAGGGGGGGCCTATGTGCCGGCGATGGCCGACGAAGCGGTGATCGTCCGCGGAACCGGGACGGTGTTCCTGGGGGGACCGCCGCTTGTGAAAGCGGCGACGGGAGAAGAGGTCACGGCGGAGGAGTTGGGCGGAGCCGATGTCCATGCCCGCCGCAGCGGGGTCGTCGATTACTACGCCGAGGACGACGCACACGCCATCCGGACCCTGAGGGAGATCATCGGTTCGCTCAACCGGGTCAAGCGCATCGATGTCGACGTCGCCCCTGCGGTGGAACCCCGATACGATCCCAGCGAGATCTACGGCATCCTCCCACAGGACCTTCGGCGCCAGTTCGACGCGCGCGAGATCATTGCCCGGGTGGCGGACGGCAGCCAGTTTCAGGAGTTCAAAGCCCTCTACGGAACGACGCTCATCACCGGGTTTGCCCGCATCCACGGGTTCCCCGTGGGCATCATCGCCAACAACGGGGTGCTGTTCGTGGAAAGCGCAGAGAAGGGCGCCCACTTCATCGAATTGTGCGGCCAGCGCCGCATTCCGCTGATCTTCCTGCAGAACATCACCGGGTTTATCGTCGGCCGTCAGTATGAGGCCGCGGGAATCGCGAGGGCCGGGGCCAAGATGGTGCATGCGGTCGCAACCGCCGGCGTCCCTCGCTTCACCATCATCATCGGCGGATCGTTCGGTGCCGGAAACTACGCGATGTGCGGCCGGGCCTACGACCCCCGCTTCCTCTGGATGTGGCCCAACGCGCGGATCTCGGTGATGGGCGGCGAGCAAGCCGCCACCGTGCTCCTCACAGTCAAACGCGATCAACTGCAGCGAGAGGGGAAGGAGCTGTCTCCGGAGGAGGAGGACGCGCTCGTTGCGCCCATCCTCGCAAAGTACGAGGAGGAGGGCAGCGCCTACTACAGTACGGCGCGGCTGTGGGACGACGGAATCATCGATCCCGCTGAGACGCGAACGGTCCTCGCCTTGGCCCTTTCCGCGGCGCTCAACGCGCCTATCGAAGGCATGCGGCCGGGCGTTTTCCGGATGTAACAGTGCGCAAGGTCCTCGTCGCCAATCGCGGAGAGATTGCGGTCCGGATCATTCGCGCGTGCCGCGAGTTGGGGCTCGAGGCGGTCGCCGTGTACTCGGACGCCGACCGAAGCGCGCTGCACGTCCGGCTTGCCGACGCCGCGCTGCCGATCGGAGCCGACGATCCCCGGGACAGCTATCTCAACGTCGGACGCCTCATCGATGCGGCGCGGACCTCTGGAGCGGACGCGGTGCACCCCGGGTACGGGTTCCTCGCGGAGAGTCCCGCATTCGCCAGTGCGGTCACGGAGGCAGGATTGACGTTTGTCGGGCCCCCTCCCGAAGTGATCGCAAAACTCGGCAACAAGATAGAGGCCCGGCGGTTGATGGCACGCGCCGGCATGCAGGTGATCCCAGGCTACGACAGCCCAGGGGCCACCGATGATGCGCTTGCGGCCGCCGGCCTCCGGCTCGGCGTCCCATTGCTGATCAAAGCCACCGCGGGAGGAGGGGGCCGCGGCATGCGGCTGGTCACTCGCCAGGACGAGTTGCGTCCGTCGCTGGCCGGAGCCAGACGCGAAGCGCTCGCGGCATTCGGTTCCTCGGATCTCTTTCTGGAGCGCCATCTGCCGGAGGTTCGCCACATCGAGATCCAGGTGCTCGCGGACCGGGCGGGAGCCATCGCCACCTTGGGCGAGCGGGAATGCAGCGTGCAGCGCCGGCACCAGAAGCTGATCGAGGAAGCGCCATCACCATTCGCTACGCCCCACCTCCGTGCCTCGCTGAGCCGGGCCGCGACGATCGCGGCCCAGGCGGTTGGTTACGTCAATGCGGGCAGCGTGGAGTTTCTGGTGGAACCATCCGGAGCGTTCTACTTCCTCGAGGTCAACACGAGACTCCAGGTGGAGCACCCGGTCACGGAGTGGACCGCCGGCATGGATCTCGTGAAATCCCAACTCCACATCGCCGCCGGAGCACCGCTTGCGCTCGATCCCGTCGAGCTGCGAGGCCACGCGATCGAGTGCCGCGTGTACGCTGAAGATCCTGCCCGCGACTTCGCAC
This window encodes:
- a CDS encoding carboxyl transferase domain-containing protein, producing MPPLESQIDTQSAEFAANRAHHEGLARTLAERLAKVRAGGGERAQRRQREQGKKTARERIDLLLDPASPFLETAPLAAWNMYGGEAPSAGLVTGIGRVRGTECMLVANDATVKGGTYYPITIKKHLRAQQIALENHLPCVYLVDSGGAFLPLQAEVFPDREHFGRIFYNQAQLSARGIPQIAAVMGSCTAGGAYVPAMADEAVIVRGTGTVFLGGPPLVKAATGEEVTAEELGGADVHARRSGVVDYYAEDDAHAIRTLREIIGSLNRVKRIDVDVAPAVEPRYDPSEIYGILPQDLRRQFDAREIIARVADGSQFQEFKALYGTTLITGFARIHGFPVGIIANNGVLFVESAEKGAHFIELCGQRRIPLIFLQNITGFIVGRQYEAAGIARAGAKMVHAVATAGVPRFTIIIGGSFGAGNYAMCGRAYDPRFLWMWPNARISVMGGEQAATVLLTVKRDQLQREGKELSPEEEDALVAPILAKYEEEGSAYYSTARLWDDGIIDPAETRTVLALALSAALNAPIEGMRPGVFRM
- a CDS encoding biotin carboxylase N-terminal domain-containing protein, which produces MRKVLVANRGEIAVRIIRACRELGLEAVAVYSDADRSALHVRLADAALPIGADDPRDSYLNVGRLIDAARTSGADAVHPGYGFLAESPAFASAVTEAGLTFVGPPPEVIAKLGNKIEARRLMARAGMQVIPGYDSPGATDDALAAAGLRLGVPLLIKATAGGGGRGMRLVTRQDELRPSLAGARREALAAFGSSDLFLERHLPEVRHIEIQVLADRAGAIATLGERECSVQRRHQKLIEEAPSPFATPHLRASLSRAATIAAQAVGYVNAGSVEFLVEPSGAFYFLEVNTRLQVEHPVTEWTAGMDLVKSQLHIAAGAPLALDPVELRGHAIECRVYAEDPARDFAPSPGPVLALEEPMGPGIRVDSGLRAGWRVPTAYDPLLAKVIAWDRTRGDAIARIGDALRRYVILGCGTNLRFLQDVLRHDAFRRGDTTTNFLERHFAHWQPDVPSLALAAAAVAEVLSETPGGSPDAHERGGPGRAPADPWDRLGRWRMGTAGA